A single region of the Parasphingorhabdus litoris DSM 22379 genome encodes:
- a CDS encoding EscU/YscU/HrcU family type III secretion system export apparatus switch protein, translating into MSDKDKDSGDKTELPTPKKLKDARKKGDIAKSKDVGAAFSTVTFLLLFAVAAGYCCLLIGQFALAMLNQATSMPFDTALDQLGQRALWLFIGLSALLLAPLAVIGMLVEFFQAGPVMTGEKMKPTLDKLNPVEGLKRMFGKDGLVEMVKTLLKVIALVSIVILVFFGAVGEVGGIVRQALWTDQAGAGQIAGSRTLDLIYSITLQLLMWSAALFLFIALLDRIYAKHAFIKKMKMSRRDIRQEHKDDEGDPMVKSHRRQLHQEWADSNAAQASGNAAALLVNPTHLAIALDYNEDDTPVPVIAAKGQGPLAQMMRNAARDNDVPIIRNVAAARQLWARGETGEIVPEDMFDAIAEIILWARKAKAGQAPMEQELGTNNMAFENDEYGDFADADDVRVKED; encoded by the coding sequence ATGAGCGACAAAGATAAGGATAGCGGTGACAAGACGGAGCTACCGACTCCGAAGAAGTTGAAGGACGCGAGGAAAAAAGGCGACATCGCCAAATCAAAAGATGTCGGCGCGGCCTTCTCGACTGTCACTTTTCTTCTGCTTTTCGCCGTCGCTGCAGGCTATTGCTGTTTGCTCATCGGTCAGTTTGCCCTCGCGATGCTCAATCAAGCGACCAGCATGCCTTTTGATACCGCTCTCGATCAACTGGGCCAACGAGCCTTGTGGCTATTCATCGGATTGTCGGCCTTGCTGCTTGCTCCGTTGGCTGTCATCGGCATGCTCGTCGAATTTTTTCAGGCTGGTCCAGTTATGACTGGCGAAAAGATGAAACCGACGCTCGACAAGCTCAATCCGGTTGAAGGGTTAAAGCGGATGTTCGGCAAAGACGGCCTGGTAGAGATGGTCAAAACATTGCTGAAAGTCATTGCTTTGGTGAGCATTGTCATCCTGGTATTTTTCGGCGCTGTTGGCGAAGTGGGCGGTATCGTCCGGCAAGCATTATGGACAGATCAGGCGGGCGCCGGACAGATAGCCGGATCACGTACGCTCGATCTGATCTATTCAATTACCTTGCAATTGCTGATGTGGTCAGCGGCGTTGTTTTTGTTCATTGCTCTGCTCGACCGGATTTACGCAAAGCATGCTTTCATCAAGAAGATGAAGATGAGCCGCCGCGATATCAGGCAAGAACATAAGGATGATGAGGGCGACCCGATGGTGAAGTCCCATCGCCGTCAGTTGCATCAGGAATGGGCCGATAGCAACGCTGCCCAAGCCAGCGGTAACGCCGCCGCCTTACTGGTGAATCCCACACATCTTGCCATTGCGCTGGACTATAATGAAGATGACACGCCTGTGCCGGTCATTGCCGCCAAAGGCCAGGGCCCGTTGGCGCAAATGATGCGAAACGCCGCGCGCGACAATGATGTGCCGATTATTCGCAACGTCGCTGCTGCCCGGCAATTGTGGGCGCGCGGAGAGACCGGTGAAATCGTACCGGAAGACATGTTTGACGCGATTGCCGAAATCATCCTGTGGGCGCGCAAGGCCAAAGCCGGACAAGCACCGATGGAACAGGAACTTGGCACGAACAATATGGCGTTCGAAAATGATGAATATGGCGATTTTGCCGATGCGGATGATGTCCGCGTGAAGGAGGATTGA